The Aphis gossypii isolate Hap1 chromosome 3, ASM2018417v2, whole genome shotgun sequence genome includes a region encoding these proteins:
- the LOC114132302 gene encoding ATP synthase subunit beta, mitochondrial, with amino-acid sequence MLNALSRAAIGALKASKSNLTPKIVQNELPKAMVATTSTSNNKAAVKPQAGTSQGRIVAVIGAVVDVQFDEELPPILNALEVQNRSPRLVLEVAQHLGENTVRTIAMDGTEGLVRGQEVLDCGSPIRIPVGAETLGRIINVIGEPIDERGPIDTDKTAPIHAEAPPFVEMSVEQEILVTGIKVVDLLAPYVKGGKIGLFGGAGVGKTVLIMELINNVAKAHGGYSVFAGVGERTREGNDLYHEMIESGVISLKDKTSKVALVYGQMNEPPGARARVALTGLTVAEYFRDQEGQDVLLFIDNIFRFTQAGSEVSALLGRIPSAVGYQPTLATDMGTMQERITTTSKGSITSVQAIYVPADDLTDPAPATTFAHLDATTVLSRAIAELGIYPAVDPLDSTSRIMDPNVIGDEHYNVARGVQKILQDYKSLQDIIAILGMDELSEEDKLTVARARKIQRFLSQPFQVAEVFTGHPGKLVPLEETIKGFSKILAGEYDHLPEIAFYMVGPIEEVVAKAETLAKNT; translated from the exons ATGTTGAACGCGTTATCCAGGGCGGCCATTGGGGCCCTGAAGGCCAGCAAAAGCAACCTAACACCGAAAATCGTGCAAAATGAGCTACCAAAAGCCATGGTCGCCACCACGTCCACTT ccAACAACAAAGCTGCTGTCAAGCCACAAGCAGGTACATCACAAGGCCGTATTGTTGCTGTTATCGGTGCCGTTGTTGATGTACAATTCGACGAAGAATTACCCCCCATCCTCAATGCTCTTGAAGTACAAAACAGATCACCACGTCTTGTACTTGAAGTTGCCCAACATTTgg gTGAAAATACTGTCAGAACTATTGCTATGGACGGTACTGAAGGTCTTGTTAGAGGACAAGAAGTACTTGACTGTGGATCTCCCATCAGAATTCCAGTTGGTGCTGAAACTTTAGGTCGCATTATCAACGTTATcg gTGAACCAATTGATGAGAGGGGCCCCATTGATACTGATAAGACTGCACCCATCCACGCAGAAGCACCTCCTTTTGTTGAAATGAGTGTTGAACAGGAAATTTTGGTCACTGGAATCAAAGTTGTAGATTTATTGGCCCCTTATGTAAAGGGAGGCAAAattg GTTTGTTCGGAGGTGCTGGAGTAGGAAAAACTGTATTGATTATGGAATTGATTAACAATGTTGCTAAGGCTCATGGTGGTTACTCAGTATTTGCTGGTGTCGGAGAAAGAACACGTGAAGGTAATGATTTGTACCATGAAATGATTGAGTCTGGTGTAATTTCCCTTAAAGACAAGACCTCAAAG gtAGCGTTGGTATACGGTCAGATGAATGAACCTCCCGGCGCTCGTGCTCGTGTTGCTCTTACTGGTCTTACTGTTGCTGAATACTTCAGAGATCAAGAAGGACAGGATGTATTGCTTTTCATTGACAATATTTTCCGTTTCACACAAGCCGGTTCTGAAGTGTCTGCTTTGTTGGGTCGTATCCCATCTGCTGTAGGTTATCAACCAACTTTGGCCACTGACATGGGTACTATGCAAGAAAGAATTACCACAACCAGCAAAGGATCTATTACTTCAGTACAG gcTATCTACGTACCTGCTGACGATTTAACTGATCCTGCTCCAGCTACAACTTTTGCCCATTTGGATGCTACCACTGTATTGTCTCGTGCTATTGCTGAGTTGGGTATCTACCCAGCTGTAGATCCATTGGATTCTACATCCCGTATTATGGATCCTAATGTTATTGGTGatgaacattataatgttGCTCGTGGTGTACAAAAAATCTTACAAGACTACAAATCCCTTCAAGATATCATTGCTATCTTGGGTATGGATGAACTTTCAGAAGAAGACAAATTGACTGTCGCTAGAGCTAGAAAAATCCAGAGGTTCTTGTCCCAACCTTTCCAAGTAGCTGAGGTATTTACTGGACATCCAGGAAAATTGGTACCTCTTGAAGAAACAatcaaa ggTTTCTCCAAAATCTTAGCTGGTGAATATGATCATTTGCCAGAAATTGCGTTCTACATGGTTGGACCCATTGAAGAAGTCGTTGCTAAAGCTGAAACTTTGgccaaaaatacataa
- the LOC114120099 gene encoding cytochrome c oxidase assembly protein COX20, mitochondrial — translation MASISSDEDHKPLMFLGKDVSKIPCFRNSFLYGILGGFGMGIGYFLCTSRTLRSTHFGFGSFVTISSVYWGVCRYNYDNTEQRLNELKGIINAKKSGTDIND, via the exons aTGGCGTCGATTTCAAGTGATGAAGATCACAAg cctTTGATGTTTTTGGGTAAAGATGTCTCAAAAATTCCGTGTTTTCGTAACAGTTTCTTGTACGGCATACTTGGAGGATTTGGAATGGGAATTggatattttttgtgtacaaGTAGAACATTAAGATCTACACACTTTGGATTTGGTTCTTTTGTTACGATATCTTCTGTTTATTG gGGAGTTTGCAGatacaattatgataatacagAACAAAGACTAAACGAACTAAAGGGTATTATCAATGCTAAGAAGAGTGGCACTGATATCAATGACTGA